In the genome of Bacillota bacterium, one region contains:
- a CDS encoding DUF1287 domain-containing protein, whose translation MLYPQLWGLKGPHPNIDHRRVQNQMRFFERHGRSLTLSLAPRDRGEWWWGDVVYWRAAAGRPGPLRDCVRQAGCFEAPHGDPQRGCRP comes from the coding sequence GTGCTTTACCCGCAGCTGTGGGGGCTGAAGGGCCCGCATCCCAACATCGACCACCGGCGTGTGCAGAACCAGATGCGGTTCTTCGAGCGCCACGGCCGCAGCCTGACGCTTTCCCTGGCGCCCCGGGACCGGGGTGAATGGTGGTGGGGAGATGTGGTGTACTGGCGGGCGGCTGCCGGGCGACCGGGTCCACTGCGGGATTGTGTCAGACAGGCTGGGTGCTTCGAGGCTCCTCATGGTGATCCACAACGCGGGTGTCGCCCGTGA
- a CDS encoding S41 family peptidase: MSVLLPGCSGNQLTTDQKLEDFRYMFHILRENHPYLALKARVEGYDWLAHEQEFEDAVRRTKTDGEFAKEIGRILLLINNGHTTILNPQVYDQIVSMPAHMEPWLDEAAKTDAQTVKKWFDLFVSGLRPKKVLPFQAFYVRGEYYVVNVFEEGKAKGISPGQKVVRINGTPVHEFVAALRGTTPLSYDPGHRRVYMHQLLVTDMSKMYDVVLENPDKTYVQARVDLVRRKNLVDPVFPTNLLQKGSNVYTGYLADGRVAYMHVSRMTQYEVSQGDKAVLNRFFAEIKDVPSLIIDIRGNRGGDDRFWMLNIVRPLATGPVRCSGGSVARSGDYIARFLRANKEFGQTIEGFRGEGVVVDKSDLSRYLTPAQIANLPPETLTDSFGNIGKYTMVIEPSREFPYEGRIFLLVDRKVFSAAEGFASFCKGSGWATVVGERSGGDGGGSTPVIMVLPNSRMAILFPSRMGLNADFTANEETHTTPDVLAEPDPQDLVRYAEALAKGVPLGDGPNLEYDAALRECLRVALGGE; encoded by the coding sequence TTGAGCGTTTTGCTCCCCGGATGCTCGGGCAACCAGCTCACCACCGACCAGAAACTCGAGGATTTCCGGTACATGTTCCACATCCTGCGGGAGAATCATCCGTATCTCGCCCTGAAAGCCAGGGTCGAGGGTTATGACTGGCTTGCCCACGAGCAGGAGTTCGAGGATGCGGTCCGTCGGACCAAGACGGATGGAGAGTTCGCTAAGGAAATCGGGAGAATCCTGCTCCTAATAAACAACGGACACACAACTATTCTCAATCCCCAGGTGTACGACCAGATAGTCTCCATGCCCGCACACATGGAGCCGTGGCTGGACGAGGCTGCCAAGACGGACGCTCAAACCGTAAAGAAATGGTTCGACCTTTTCGTAAGCGGATTGCGGCCGAAAAAGGTGCTACCCTTCCAGGCTTTCTACGTTCGAGGCGAGTACTACGTGGTGAACGTTTTCGAAGAGGGAAAGGCCAAGGGGATATCTCCGGGCCAGAAAGTCGTGAGGATCAATGGCACGCCCGTGCACGAGTTCGTTGCGGCCCTCAGGGGAACTACCCCTCTGTCCTACGATCCGGGTCACCGGCGAGTCTACATGCATCAACTGCTGGTCACCGATATGTCTAAGATGTACGATGTTGTGCTCGAGAATCCAGATAAGACTTATGTTCAGGCGAGAGTCGACCTGGTCCGGCGGAAGAACCTTGTGGACCCGGTCTTTCCGACAAACCTCCTTCAGAAAGGGTCCAACGTCTATACCGGATACCTGGCTGACGGCAGAGTGGCATACATGCACGTAAGCCGGATGACTCAGTACGAGGTCTCCCAAGGCGATAAGGCGGTTCTGAACAGGTTCTTCGCCGAGATCAAGGACGTACCTTCGCTTATCATAGATATCCGTGGAAACCGCGGCGGAGACGACCGCTTCTGGATGCTGAATATAGTCAGACCGCTGGCGACCGGGCCCGTTCGTTGCTCCGGTGGAAGCGTGGCCAGATCGGGTGACTACATAGCTCGGTTCCTTAGAGCTAACAAGGAATTCGGCCAGACCATCGAAGGCTTCCGCGGAGAAGGGGTCGTCGTAGACAAGTCTGACCTATCACGGTACCTTACCCCCGCCCAGATCGCAAACCTGCCTCCTGAGACCCTCACCGATTCGTTTGGAAATATCGGCAAATACACCATGGTCATAGAACCGTCCCGCGAGTTCCCGTACGAGGGACGAATCTTCTTGCTGGTCGACAGAAAAGTGTTCTCAGCTGCAGAAGGGTTTGCGTCGTTCTGCAAAGGTTCGGGTTGGGCGACCGTGGTCGGTGAACGCTCAGGGGGAGACGGTGGAGGATCCACTCCCGTGATCATGGTACTGCCCAACAGCAGGATGGCCATCTTGTTCCCCAGCAGGATGGGCCTCAACGCGGACTTTACGGCAAACGAGGAAACCCATACGACTCCGGATGTTCTGGCCGAGCCTGACCCGCAAGATCTGGTGCGATATGCCGAGGCCCTGGCCAAAGGAGTGCCTTTGGGCGATGGGCCCAACCTGGAGTACGATGCAGCGCTGCGGGAATGTCTGCGAGTCGCCCTTGGCGGGGAATGA
- a CDS encoding SMR family transporter encodes MSAGWFLVVLVAAFLHAGWNMLLKGGRGGMAFNIIMLTATVLLYLPGFLIVYDLGGFARKAWPCVVASGAVHGLYFTLLSISYSRADLSLAYPVARGSGAALAALGGTVILGERPDATGWAGIAAILAGMGLLWMSEHVGGHLPFVPGARGRRMEVSRLWWALGTGASIATYSLVDKVGVSVSHPFAYVYLVMACAAVIILFAYLGQHRRAAAGGRSWREGLVSEWNHNGTRAVAAGFFMLFTYLLVLFAMRTSKLSYVAPLRESSVLFSMLLGRLVLKERITARRWAAGAAICLGVVLLGLAR; translated from the coding sequence GTGAGCGCGGGCTGGTTCCTGGTAGTTCTGGTTGCCGCTTTCTTGCACGCCGGCTGGAACATGTTGCTCAAGGGCGGACGCGGGGGTATGGCCTTCAACATCATCATGCTTACGGCCACGGTGCTTTTGTACCTGCCGGGTTTCTTGATCGTATACGATCTGGGGGGTTTTGCCCGAAAAGCCTGGCCATGTGTGGTGGCCAGCGGTGCGGTCCACGGGCTGTACTTTACGCTGCTGTCGATATCCTACAGCCGTGCCGATCTATCCCTCGCTTATCCCGTGGCACGCGGGTCAGGCGCCGCCCTGGCAGCCCTCGGGGGCACGGTCATATTGGGGGAGAGGCCAGATGCCACAGGGTGGGCCGGCATAGCGGCAATCCTGGCCGGCATGGGTCTGCTTTGGATGTCCGAACATGTCGGTGGGCATCTTCCGTTCGTCCCCGGCGCTCGGGGGCGGCGGATGGAAGTCTCCCGGCTGTGGTGGGCACTGGGAACCGGGGCGTCGATCGCTACCTACAGCCTGGTGGACAAGGTGGGCGTGTCCGTGAGCCATCCCTTTGCCTACGTATACCTGGTGATGGCTTGTGCCGCGGTCATCATCCTGTTTGCCTACCTCGGCCAGCACCGGCGTGCGGCGGCAGGAGGAAGAAGCTGGCGAGAGGGACTGGTTTCCGAGTGGAACCACAACGGAACCCGGGCAGTGGCTGCGGGCTTTTTCATGCTCTTCACTTACCTGCTCGTGCTGTTCGCTATGCGGACCTCTAAGCTTTCCTACGTGGCCCCTCTACGCGAGAGCAGCGTCCTGTTCTCGATGCTGCTCGGCCGCCTGGTGCTGAAAGAACGGATCACCGCTCGCCGTTGGGCGGCCGGAGCGGCCATCTGCCTGGGAGTCGTCTTGCTGGGCCTTGCCCGCTAA
- a CDS encoding DUF5615 family PIN-like protein, translated as MRFPIDEDLPRSAALSLGQAGHLADRVRDVGLRGRPDREIFQWAQKHRAVLVTGDMGFASTVDFPPGSHCRIVVLRFPYEASVASVNKELSLQSHCSPKGIFAASLLCRNPAGGYGFAGHRNPLFGCRERKLQARPSEIWWAESCANRKRLLALAGPGPA; from the coding sequence ATGCGGTTCCCGATAGATGAGGACCTGCCCCGTTCGGCGGCGCTGAGTCTGGGGCAGGCCGGGCACCTGGCTGATCGCGTCAGGGACGTGGGTCTCCGCGGCAGACCGGACCGCGAGATTTTCCAGTGGGCCCAGAAGCATCGGGCTGTGCTCGTGACGGGCGACATGGGCTTTGCCAGTACCGTGGACTTTCCCCCTGGGTCGCATTGCCGCATCGTGGTGCTGCGGTTTCCATACGAGGCGTCGGTAGCCTCGGTCAACAAGGAACTCTCGTTGCAGTCTCATTGCTCTCCCAAGGGGATATTCGCGGCTTCATTGTTGTGCCGGAACCCGGCGGGCGGATACGGATTCGCAGGCCATCGTAACCCTCTTTTCGGATGCAGAGAGCGCAAGCTACAGGCACGTCCTTCCGAGATCTGGTGGGCTGAGAGTTGCGCAAACCGGAAGCGGCTTCTGGCATTGGCTGGACCAGGACCGGCTTAG
- a CDS encoding DUF433 domain-containing protein, whose amino-acid sequence MVDPGVRFGKPMVRGTRVPVDLVLGKLSSGMTFEEIQEEYGLEREDILAVLAYAAKVVGQEQVRVTARCGSR is encoded by the coding sequence GTGGTCGATCCGGGCGTGCGTTTCGGTAAACCGATGGTACGGGGAACTCGCGTTCCTGTTGACCTCGTGCTGGGGAAGTTGTCTTCCGGGATGACCTTTGAGGAGATCCAGGAGGAGTACGGATTGGAGCGGGAGGACATCCTCGCGGTACTTGCGTATGCTGCCAAGGTGGTGGGTCAGGAACAGGTGCGGGTGACCGCAAGATGCGGTTCCCGATAG
- a CDS encoding type II toxin-antitoxin system VapC family toxin — protein MSKGVAREALRLYAAENLDWTDAFVAAQMLSRSQTEIYSFDRDFDKVPGVVRLEP, from the coding sequence TTGAGCAAGGGAGTCGCTCGCGAAGCCCTCCGGTTGTACGCCGCGGAAAACCTGGATTGGACCGATGCCTTTGTCGCTGCCCAGATGCTCTCCCGCAGCCAGACCGAAATCTACTCCTTCGACAGGGATTTCGACAAGGTGCCGGGTGTGGTCCGCCTCGAACCGTAG
- a CDS encoding ASKHA domain-containing protein, translating into MEINSTILTDCRRVTVPEVSPLGVRLTLELSPPSLQDSRADVDRLRAAVEERSFRPLEIPLDLMRVIPVACRQGEWRVNVVVARTAGGWRLARVEPGRAHGPWCGLAVDIGTTTVVASLVDLERGAILGTAADYNGQLPLGEDVLSRICVASTPEGLAALQGAVSETINRLAHELCFRAKVDPGEVFAAAVSANTTMAHLWLGLDPRRICRDPYTPIVNCPGVLRMQEVGLALSPAGAVYVVPGVGSYVGGDVVAGALAAGLLHRDEVCLFVDVGTNAEMVLGNREWLVACAGAAGPALEGGVAGHGMRAAPGAIWRVRVDPATRRVSYRTIGNLPPVGICGSGLIDCIAEFLLAGIVDRAGQFTDGRHEFVLVTAEESSTGSVIAVTQRDIDSFLRTKGAVNAALETLLAAVGCGLEDLGYLFVAGAFGEYVDLESAVTVGLYPDLPRHRIVRLGNSALEGARQVLLSETCRREAEEIARRITYFQLNASTEFMGRFAGSRFLPHTNLDLFPTVKARLEARRGPAAPGPS; encoded by the coding sequence TTGGAGATAAACAGCACCATCCTTACGGATTGCCGTCGGGTCACGGTTCCGGAAGTTTCGCCCCTGGGCGTGCGGCTGACACTGGAGTTGAGTCCACCGTCCTTGCAGGACAGCCGGGCCGACGTTGACCGCCTGCGCGCTGCCGTCGAGGAGCGTTCGTTCCGCCCGCTGGAAATACCACTCGATCTCATGCGAGTGATTCCGGTCGCCTGCCGGCAAGGTGAGTGGCGGGTGAACGTGGTGGTCGCCCGCACGGCTGGCGGTTGGCGACTGGCCAGGGTGGAACCGGGCCGGGCCCACGGGCCCTGGTGCGGGCTCGCGGTCGACATAGGGACCACCACCGTGGTTGCCAGCCTGGTTGACCTGGAGCGCGGCGCGATCCTGGGGACGGCGGCTGACTACAACGGACAGCTGCCCCTGGGGGAAGACGTCCTGAGCCGCATTTGTGTTGCCAGCACGCCCGAGGGCCTGGCTGCCCTTCAGGGAGCGGTTAGCGAGACCATAAACAGGCTGGCACACGAGCTGTGCTTTCGGGCAAAGGTCGACCCGGGGGAAGTTTTTGCTGCGGCGGTGAGCGCCAATACCACTATGGCTCACCTCTGGTTGGGTCTCGATCCCCGCCGGATTTGTCGCGACCCCTATACACCGATCGTGAACTGCCCGGGGGTACTCCGGATGCAGGAGGTGGGGTTGGCGCTATCACCTGCGGGTGCGGTCTACGTGGTCCCCGGAGTGGGTAGCTACGTGGGCGGCGACGTTGTAGCGGGTGCGTTGGCGGCCGGGCTTCTCCATCGGGACGAAGTGTGCCTCTTCGTGGATGTGGGGACCAATGCCGAGATGGTGCTGGGGAACCGTGAGTGGCTGGTGGCCTGTGCGGGAGCGGCGGGCCCCGCGCTGGAAGGAGGGGTGGCCGGGCACGGGATGCGGGCAGCGCCGGGGGCGATCTGGCGCGTGCGCGTCGATCCCGCCACCCGACGGGTGAGTTACCGGACCATCGGTAACCTCCCGCCGGTGGGCATCTGCGGTTCTGGACTTATAGACTGCATCGCGGAGTTCCTGCTGGCAGGGATCGTCGATCGCGCTGGTCAGTTTACTGACGGTCGACACGAGTTCGTGCTGGTTACGGCCGAGGAGTCGAGTACCGGTAGCGTCATTGCTGTTACCCAGCGGGATATAGATAGCTTTCTCCGGACCAAGGGGGCTGTGAACGCCGCGCTGGAAACCCTGCTGGCCGCGGTGGGGTGCGGCCTCGAGGACCTGGGTTACCTTTTCGTGGCGGGCGCTTTCGGCGAGTACGTGGACCTGGAATCGGCGGTTACCGTCGGCCTTTACCCCGATCTCCCCCGGCACCGGATTGTGCGGCTAGGCAACTCAGCACTGGAGGGGGCCCGGCAGGTGCTGCTTTCGGAAACCTGCCGACGGGAGGCAGAGGAGATCGCCCGCCGGATCACCTACTTCCAACTCAACGCGAGTACCGAGTTCATGGGTCGCTTCGCCGGTAGCCGGTTTCTACCTCACACCAACCTGGATTTGTTTCCCACGGTTAAGGCCCGCCTGGAGGCAAGGCGGGGTCCGGCGGCACCGGGGCCGTCGTGA
- a CDS encoding DsrE family protein — protein MERVRVIFHVSDRLRWDRALLNATNLLLDAGAENVEAEILANGPAVAAYTGEKADLLLRMEDLSRSGVKFLACRNALRMQGIAEETLPHFVTVVPAGVTVLATRQRQGYAYIKP, from the coding sequence GTGGAAAGGGTAAGAGTCATCTTCCACGTTTCCGACCGGTTGCGGTGGGATCGAGCTCTCCTTAACGCCACCAATTTGCTTCTGGATGCAGGGGCGGAAAACGTGGAGGCCGAGATATTGGCCAACGGCCCTGCCGTAGCGGCGTACACCGGGGAGAAGGCTGACCTGCTGCTCCGCATGGAGGACCTGAGTCGGTCGGGGGTCAAATTCCTGGCCTGTCGCAACGCACTCCGCATGCAGGGCATTGCCGAGGAGACGTTGCCGCATTTTGTCACCGTGGTACCCGCAGGGGTCACGGTTCTGGCGACGAGGCAGCGGCAAGGCTATGCCTACATCAAACCGTGA
- a CDS encoding stalk domain-containing protein has product MKKQVRGFLVLLLVSIFLLGVVHTALATGEEPAGGNAAAGTTVGSGGEQPPGTAGDDATLASGEDEHEDEGSDSASPEAEPGDEDEQFRLQVEANLEQAVASDEESEEEPDEPDAGTPAGLAKRIAKLEQQRDQKPEDARILWKLAVAYKAAGEYDKAISVLKEMKNLPGSGAKVAVMLALCLRAAGDPQAALTELESLDSTVPGAVYAYRAILKDQLGEVEEAVEDMEEAVAAEPEQDDMYAKLGELYDKAGQHGVKVFVKGKKVPFDVEPFITPQGRTMVPLRAIVESLGADVKWDGKLRLVTVVKGDITVVLPVGSLRASVNGVEVTLDVPAVIVGDRTMVPLRFLSESLGARVGWFTQGQVVSVN; this is encoded by the coding sequence ATGAAGAAGCAAGTTCGGGGCTTCCTGGTCCTATTGCTGGTATCCATCTTCCTGCTAGGGGTAGTACACACGGCGCTGGCAACCGGAGAAGAACCGGCGGGTGGTAATGCCGCTGCCGGCACCACGGTTGGCTCAGGTGGCGAGCAACCCCCGGGGACCGCAGGCGATGATGCAACGCTGGCATCCGGTGAAGACGAGCACGAGGACGAGGGGAGTGACTCCGCATCTCCTGAGGCCGAGCCCGGTGACGAAGATGAGCAATTCCGGTTGCAGGTCGAAGCAAATTTGGAACAGGCCGTGGCCTCGGACGAGGAGAGCGAAGAAGAGCCTGACGAGCCCGATGCAGGAACGCCGGCGGGTCTTGCGAAGCGCATAGCAAAGCTGGAGCAGCAGCGAGATCAGAAACCTGAAGATGCCCGGATACTCTGGAAGCTGGCTGTGGCATACAAGGCGGCAGGCGAGTACGACAAAGCCATATCCGTCCTTAAGGAGATGAAGAACCTGCCCGGTTCCGGCGCCAAGGTAGCCGTCATGCTGGCCCTGTGCCTGCGGGCCGCAGGTGACCCGCAAGCCGCGCTCACCGAGCTAGAGAGCCTGGACTCCACGGTTCCGGGGGCAGTGTATGCCTACCGGGCGATCCTGAAGGATCAGCTGGGTGAGGTCGAGGAAGCAGTCGAGGACATGGAGGAGGCGGTCGCTGCCGAGCCGGAGCAGGACGACATGTACGCCAAGCTCGGTGAGCTTTACGATAAGGCGGGCCAGCACGGTGTCAAGGTCTTCGTGAAGGGCAAGAAGGTTCCATTTGACGTCGAGCCTTTCATAACGCCCCAGGGCAGGACCATGGTGCCCTTGCGGGCCATTGTCGAGTCGCTGGGTGCGGACGTGAAGTGGGATGGCAAGCTGCGGCTGGTGACTGTGGTCAAGGGGGATATTACGGTCGTGCTGCCAGTGGGCTCGCTACGGGCCAGCGTGAACGGCGTAGAGGTGACTCTCGACGTGCCCGCCGTAATCGTGGGGGACAGAACCATGGTACCTCTGCGCTTCCTGTCCGAGAGCCTCGGGGCTAGGGTGGGATGGTTCACGCAGGGACAGGTGGTGTCGGTCAACTAG
- the sigI gene encoding RNA polymerase sigma-I factor, with protein MNPGPDHLVARAQAGDAYAREILLRDYQPFALRVAAQVRGKFVTGSSDDASVALVAFNEAIDSYQPDHGVGFLSFCETVIRRRLIDHYRRQSRQAREIPLSALEQDDEEGNTYSPQQMQASQTAHQVYVEAWERREEMARFEARLKEIGLGLGELVRVSPRHQDSRQRAQRAARYLAEHRELARQALAQRRLPVRELEKALGLGRDMLQRNRKYILALTLILLEEFPYLQDYLRPRSPSPKGMAT; from the coding sequence GTGAATCCCGGCCCCGACCACCTCGTAGCGCGCGCCCAGGCCGGGGATGCGTACGCCCGGGAAATCCTCTTGCGGGATTACCAGCCCTTCGCGCTGCGCGTCGCGGCACAGGTGCGAGGGAAGTTCGTAACCGGATCGAGCGACGACGCGTCGGTAGCCCTGGTCGCCTTCAACGAGGCCATCGACAGCTACCAGCCGGATCACGGGGTCGGCTTCCTCAGTTTCTGCGAGACCGTGATCAGGCGCCGGCTGATTGACCACTACCGGCGCCAGTCCCGGCAAGCGCGGGAAATCCCGCTTTCGGCCCTGGAGCAGGACGACGAAGAGGGGAACACGTACTCACCGCAGCAGATGCAAGCATCCCAGACCGCGCACCAGGTCTACGTGGAGGCCTGGGAAAGGCGGGAAGAAATGGCCCGTTTCGAGGCCAGGCTGAAGGAAATCGGACTTGGCCTGGGGGAGCTGGTTCGAGTGTCTCCCAGGCACCAGGACAGCCGGCAGCGCGCGCAACGGGCGGCCCGCTATCTGGCCGAGCACCGGGAGCTGGCCAGGCAAGCACTGGCCCAGCGCAGGCTGCCGGTACGAGAACTCGAGAAGGCCCTGGGGTTGGGACGTGACATGCTGCAGCGAAATCGCAAATACATCCTCGCCCTGACCCTGATTCTGCTTGAGGAATTCCCTTACCTCCAGGACTACCTGCGCCCGCGATCACCCTCGCCGAAGGGGATGGCGACGTGA
- a CDS encoding anti-sigma factor domain-containing protein, whose product MKRGIVLKIQGKMAIVLTPDGEFLRTPTGREGWWPGQEVTWPDREPRAYLRPALALACVLVLLLAGSGLAYRHWWALGPVVAYVSVDINPSLELGVDARERVCSAWAFNPDGERLLAGLTYRRRSLVKTLSDLTLRAVEQGYLGADRPGAVLVAVVPAGTTAGVDPARLREEAVTAARLVLQQRGLKVEVKGWTADRQVHEEARRHHISAGRMALYLAARRAGAEVTLEQVCREPIAQVLSLVTGRPDQREPGTTQEEREFTQGEGWHGKDDRSPAVPGNKPDSPGGQKTGSHGASPSGGKPGPGSGEEPAGAPGESTPTLESSPGTVSPPPPEQDTEEPPADEDESTPQATQPPPHPETQPDGDGQTAVCPEGTSQEQAEEPPHSMNDLLPPASGEEEGR is encoded by the coding sequence GTGAAACGGGGAATCGTGCTAAAGATACAGGGGAAGATGGCCATCGTGCTCACGCCCGACGGCGAGTTCCTCCGCACCCCCACTGGCCGGGAAGGCTGGTGGCCGGGGCAGGAGGTGACCTGGCCGGACCGGGAGCCGCGAGCCTACTTGCGCCCGGCCCTGGCCCTGGCCTGCGTGCTGGTCCTCCTCCTGGCCGGCAGCGGGTTGGCCTACCGCCACTGGTGGGCACTGGGCCCGGTGGTGGCTTACGTGTCGGTGGACATCAACCCCAGCCTGGAACTGGGCGTAGACGCCCGCGAGAGAGTGTGCAGCGCCTGGGCCTTCAATCCCGACGGGGAAAGGCTGCTTGCGGGATTGACGTACCGCCGCCGGAGCCTGGTGAAGACGCTCTCTGACCTCACGCTCCGCGCCGTGGAGCAGGGTTATCTCGGCGCGGACCGTCCGGGGGCGGTGCTGGTTGCAGTCGTGCCTGCCGGGACGACCGCAGGGGTGGATCCTGCCCGGTTGCGCGAGGAAGCTGTAACTGCCGCTCGCCTGGTGCTGCAGCAACGGGGTCTCAAAGTCGAGGTCAAAGGATGGACTGCCGACCGGCAGGTCCACGAGGAGGCCAGGCGTCACCACATCTCGGCCGGGCGGATGGCCCTCTATCTGGCGGCCCGTCGCGCCGGGGCGGAAGTCACCCTGGAACAGGTCTGCCGGGAACCGATAGCCCAGGTGCTTAGCCTGGTCACGGGGCGTCCCGACCAGAGAGAACCGGGCACGACGCAAGAGGAACGGGAGTTCACCCAGGGTGAAGGCTGGCACGGGAAAGACGATCGATCCCCGGCTGTGCCCGGCAACAAGCCGGACTCACCGGGCGGACAGAAGACGGGCTCGCACGGGGCAAGTCCATCTGGAGGAAAGCCCGGCCCCGGCTCGGGTGAGGAGCCCGCTGGCGCCCCCGGCGAAAGCACACCCACTCTGGAAAGCAGCCCCGGCACGGTTTCCCCGCCGCCGCCAGAGCAGGACACCGAGGAACCACCGGCTGACGAAGACGAGAGCACCCCTCAGGCTACCCAACCACCCCCGCACCCGGAAACGCAACCGGACGGCGACGGTCAGACAGCAGTCTGCCCGGAGGGGACATCCCAGGAGCAGGCCGAGGAGCCGCCCCATTCCATGAATGACCTCCTGCCGCCCGCAAGCGGCGAAGAGGAAGGCAGGTAG
- a CDS encoding ABC transporter permease — MTLTELALCHLKRRPGRAVILLLGLGVSVATVVGLLAITLTMEKQLGEELRSSGVRVVISPARQEWNFTYAGFPVGPGLSYQVADLPADTCTRLETVDDIDLVAPKLLELAAGPLGDEVLVVGVEWEAERKMRPYWQVRGAYPQGEGEVLLGSHLGELWGIGPGGGVSLLGRQYRVAGVLEETGQEEDGLLFLSLEELRRRLGRPGALTFVEARAPYRVDLADRLAELLPEAEVSLVRNVGEARLALLEQIRSLVPLVTVVAAMAGALLVAAMEFSAVRERTREVGILRALGYRQRRVLQVFLVEVLILSTGAAVVGYGVGLAAARILLSLLDPSSRTMGLYPQLGLLVWAGAVAVGLLGAYFPARHSSCLDPARALRFL; from the coding sequence GTGACGCTGACGGAGCTGGCCCTTTGTCACCTCAAACGGCGGCCCGGGAGGGCGGTCATACTGCTCCTGGGGCTGGGGGTGAGTGTCGCTACAGTGGTGGGGTTGCTGGCCATCACCTTGACCATGGAGAAACAACTCGGCGAAGAGTTGCGTTCCAGCGGGGTCAGGGTGGTGATTTCCCCCGCGCGCCAGGAATGGAACTTCACTTATGCCGGCTTTCCGGTGGGGCCGGGGCTGAGTTACCAGGTGGCGGACCTGCCTGCCGACACCTGCACCAGGCTGGAGACGGTGGACGACATCGATCTGGTAGCCCCCAAGCTGCTGGAACTGGCGGCGGGGCCACTCGGGGATGAGGTGCTGGTGGTGGGAGTGGAGTGGGAGGCAGAGAGGAAAATGCGACCCTACTGGCAGGTCCGGGGAGCATACCCGCAAGGGGAAGGGGAGGTCCTGCTCGGCTCCCACCTGGGGGAGTTATGGGGGATCGGACCGGGTGGCGGGGTCTCTTTGTTGGGCAGGCAGTATCGGGTGGCCGGGGTCCTGGAGGAGACGGGCCAGGAGGAGGACGGGCTGCTCTTCCTTTCCCTGGAGGAACTGCGCCGCCGCCTGGGCCGACCCGGCGCCCTCACCTTCGTGGAAGCGCGTGCCCCTTACCGGGTCGACCTGGCGGACCGCCTGGCGGAGCTGTTGCCCGAAGCAGAGGTCAGCCTGGTACGAAACGTGGGGGAGGCTCGCCTTGCGTTACTGGAGCAAATCCGGTCCCTGGTGCCGCTGGTCACGGTGGTGGCGGCCATGGCGGGTGCCCTGCTGGTGGCGGCCATGGAATTCTCCGCAGTGAGAGAGAGGACCAGGGAAGTGGGAATCCTGCGCGCCCTGGGCTACCGCCAGCGGCGCGTATTGCAGGTCTTCCTGGTCGAGGTACTGATCCTGAGCACAGGGGCTGCGGTGGTTGGCTACGGAGTCGGCCTGGCAGCCGCCCGCATCCTGCTTTCCCTGCTCGATCCGTCGTCGAGGACGATGGGCTTGTACCCCCAGCTGGGACTGCTGGTGTGGGCCGGTGCCGTGGCGGTCGGCCTTCTGGGCGCATATTTCCCGGCCCGGCACTCCTCCTGCCTTGACCCTGCCCGGGCTCTCCGCTTTCTCTGA
- a CDS encoding ABC transporter ATP-binding protein, which produces MSLVRAENLRKEYLSGDGRVVALRGVSLEVEAGDFVGVTGPSGSGKSTLLGILGGLNPPTAGRLVVDGMDIYGLHPERRADFRNQYVGFVFQEFQLIPYLTALQNVMLPLVASGIPRRRQREMAEEALARVGLADRCNRLPNQLSGGEQQRVAIARAVVNGPPIVLADEPTGALDSRTGAQILDLFAGLNGEGICIIMVTHNLENLRYANRVLTMRDGTLWPQDAGRDGWGQ; this is translated from the coding sequence ATGAGCCTGGTTCGGGCGGAAAACCTGCGCAAGGAATACCTGAGCGGTGACGGTCGGGTGGTGGCCCTCAGGGGCGTTTCCCTGGAGGTCGAGGCCGGGGATTTCGTGGGCGTGACGGGGCCGTCCGGTTCCGGTAAGAGTACTCTCCTCGGCATCCTGGGAGGCCTCAACCCGCCCACGGCCGGGCGGCTGGTGGTGGACGGTATGGATATCTATGGGCTGCACCCGGAAAGGCGGGCTGACTTCCGCAACCAGTACGTGGGATTCGTGTTCCAGGAGTTCCAGCTCATTCCCTACCTTACCGCCTTGCAGAACGTGATGCTGCCCCTGGTGGCAAGCGGGATCCCCCGGCGGCGACAACGGGAGATGGCGGAAGAGGCTCTGGCCAGGGTGGGCCTGGCCGACAGGTGTAACCGCCTGCCCAATCAGTTGTCAGGTGGCGAGCAGCAGCGGGTGGCCATTGCGCGGGCCGTGGTTAATGGCCCGCCCATCGTACTGGCCGACGAGCCCACGGGTGCCCTGGACTCACGGACCGGTGCGCAGATCCTGGATCTGTTCGCAGGGCTCAATGGCGAGGGCATCTGCATCATCATGGTAACCCATAACCTGGAGAACCTGCGCTACGCGAACAGAGTGTTGACTATGCGCGATGGCACACTATGGCCGCAAGACGCGGGCAGGGACGGGTGGGGGCAGTGA